One Fibrobacter sp. UWT2 genomic window, TGGATTTGAACGCCGGCATCAACGCCGCGAAGGAAGCATAATATGCATTACTATGAATCGATGCAATCTTTAATCGGGAAGACTCCGCTTGTAAAGCTTACGCACGTGGGACTCCCCGAAGGTGTAAACCTGTTTGCCAAACTCGAACTCTGGAATCCCTCGGGCAGCGTGAAGGACCGCACCGGCCTTTACATGGTGAACGACGCGATTGAAAAGGGTCTCCTGAAACCGGGTGGAACCATTGTCGAAGCCACCGCAGGCAACACCGGCCTCGGCATAGCTTTTGCTGCCCTCAACCGCGGCATTCGAGTGATATTCGTGGTGCCCACCAAGTTCTCGCAAGAAAAGCAAACGCTCATGCGCGCCCTCGGCGCAGAACTCATCAACACCCCGCGTGAAGACGGCATGCTTGGTGCCGAAAAGAAAGCCGAAGAACTCTTGACTCAAATTCCCGGCTCTGTTTCGCTTAGGCAGTTCCGCAACATGTCCAACCCGCTGGCCCATTACGAAACCACCGGCCCCGAAATCTACGAAGATTTGGATGGACAAGTTGACTACGTGGTGGCAGGCGCAG contains:
- a CDS encoding PLP-dependent cysteine synthase family protein, which codes for MHYYESMQSLIGKTPLVKLTHVGLPEGVNLFAKLELWNPSGSVKDRTGLYMVNDAIEKGLLKPGGTIVEATAGNTGLGIAFAALNRGIRVIFVVPTKFSQEKQTLMRALGAELINTPREDGMLGAEKKAEELLTQIPGSVSLRQFRNMSNPLAHYETTGPEIYEDLDGQVDYVVAGAGSGGTFSGILKALKEKNPNIKGVLADPVGSTMGGGEHGDYNIKGIGNDFIADTMDMSLVDQVIKINDDDAFGGARELAKKEGLIAGSSSGAAFTAAKKLIASGARGNIVFVAPDRGDRYFSKGLYE